Within Lolium rigidum isolate FL_2022 chromosome 5, APGP_CSIRO_Lrig_0.1, whole genome shotgun sequence, the genomic segment AATTTATTTGGTTGCAACATTATATTTTGCAATACATATGAGCCATTTAAGTTGAAAATATGGAAAGATTCAATCAAAATAGCCAGGCCAAACCAAATGTGTCGGGCGCTAGGCTACCCCTGACCCAAACAAACAAGGGTGTCTCGACGGCTAATTTTGTGTCCTCAGCCCGACCCGAATGAACATATTTGATGTCCAAAATTAAATGTGTCCAAAATGGATCAAgcagttggagatgcccttacaaacTACCTCCCATCCGTAATATTTGCCGTCGATTTTAGTTGTACTAAaaaagtactactccctccggttcaaattaattaacttcactttatctagatacacatgtatctagacatgtatctagagctaaaaacaatgtctaGATATATCCGTATCTAGGTAAAGTTGAGTCAATCGATTTGGATCGAAGGTTGCTAGATTTTACTCCATGAGTACAAAAGTTAGCTTTGCTAGATTTTACTCCAGGCCACACAGAGACGCATGTTACGAATATTCTCATGTATTTGTTTGAAGTATTGGATATAAACCTCAGGAGTCTTCTTTATGTATTTTAGTGGAGTCAGATCATTCCTTTTCCAACTTGATTCCATACACTTTCGGGGCCAGTTGGAGAAGTTGTCTTAAGATTTTAACTGCAACTAGATAGAGGCAACTTACGAGCATCGGTGCTTTGAATAAAGCTACAGGCAACAGCTACAGCTGGGTTAAGCCTATCACAGCACCAAAACGCAGGCACCATAGCAAGCAAGTTACAGAAAAAGGCCCCTGAACAGAATCTGGCTAACAAAAGCATTTCGGACATCTGATGGAAGCTGAAACTTGGACTAACAAGAATTTGTGAAAGGAGGGTTTATACATAGACAAAAATATCATATAACTGACGAAGGAAAGCTATCAAAGCAACCAAGTTACAAAAGATTGCCTCGAGAACAGAATCTGGTGAACAAAAGCATTTGGAACATCACAATGGAAGTAGAAACTTGCGCTAACAGGAATCTGTGAAGACAAAAAGACAGGTTTATACATAGACGGATATACCCTAACTCAGGCAGCGACATGGAAAACATAGAAAGTTATTGCATCACCTTATGAGAACCTGGTTTGCTTCCACTCAAGGATGCAGCAAACTGCCTACCAATCTATTATTATTAAGCACAAAATTGAGGACGACATCAACCTAAAAATTGCAGAGCTTGCAATGCCAGCAAGCAGTGAAGCCTCACTTCCTGCGGGCCTCTAGCGCCTTCTTCAACTCCTCACCCGCATCATTCGTTCCACTGGCTGCCAGCTCCTTGCCGATCCCATCAGGCTTCACAGGGAAAGGATGCTGTGACGGCGGCGAGATCGCCTGCAACCTACGAGCCTCGCCTTTGCTGGGAACTGAAACTGCTCGGCTGACACCGATCTCAGCACGCAGACCCTCCACAGAGTGCCGCAGCATGATGCTCTCATCATTCAGGGCCTCCAGCTGCCTCTTGAGCAACGAGAATTCTTCTGCCTTGGCTGCAGGTGCGCTCTTCTTGTCTCCTTCAGACTTGAGATGCGGGGTGTGCTCAATTGTGATCTTGTTCATGACGAGCAGCGGCAGCTTGCTGACGGCGAGGTTGCCTGCCTTGCGCCCGTACCCATCGTCGGCGAGCGCGGCCTTGAGCTCCGGTGGCACGCGCAGGCCCCACTGGAACCGCAGGCTGGCCTTGTTCCAGAGCGGCATCATGCTCCTGGTGGTGAGGCGCATCCCGGAGAGGAAGGTGCCCACACTACCGCCGCTCTTCCCGGCGGCCGCGACGTTGGCCGCGAAGCCGTTCCCGTCGAGCGAGAAGGCCTTGTGGccctcgtggtcgtggtcgtcgcCGTTGGTGAGGTCGGCCAGCTTGTGGGGCGGGGGGGCGTCGGAGAGGGGCGGGGAGCGGACGGAGTTGGCGAGGGAGAAGTCCCCGATCCGGGGCTTGAAGAGGAGCTGGAAGGCGGGCGGGTTGGAGGAGAGGAGGTTGAACTCGGCGGAGAGGGCGAAGGGGGCGCGGACGGGGGAGCCGAGCGCGCCGAGGCCCGTGCGGACGGAGAGCGCGAAGGGCTGGAGCGGGTCGTTGGGGTGGTAGGAGAGGCGCAGCGCCgggccggaggggaaggcggtggagAGGTCGAAGCGCAGGTCCTTGGCGTCGCCGCCGGCCGAGACGCCCGAGAGGAACGGCAGCCCGAGGACGCCGATGGGCACCTTGGCGCGCAGCAGCGGCCGGTCGTCGTCGCGGAACTTGATGGACGCCTTCAtggtggctagggttagggttcggggcGCCGGGATCTCCGCGATTCGAGAAGGAGAGGGATGGGTGGCGGCGACGGGGAGGTATTTGAACTGCGGAGGCGAGAGGGATCGGGGGCGGGGATCACGCCATTTCGGGTGCCGGAgggggagccggcggcggcggcggcggcggtcgcggCTGGGTTTAattgggcggaggaggaggggaaaTGAATTGAAATGGATGGAGCGGAACAGGATTGGGttggagctggagctggagcgCTGGACGGACCGTTATTTTCTCGCCGTTTTACTGCCCACACGTTTCTACCGCTGATCACGTCTGTGTAGCTCGATTTTTCCCCAGGTAATCAGTGTGCTGCTGTGCAGCCCCTGCTCGATTAAAATAAATAAATTGGTTTTTACCTAAGGATCCATGCTTATTTGAACACATTCTCATTATCAGTTAACAAAATGAAAAGCATGTACtgcaaataaaaaaatatttattttcgaGAATATATGATGGGGAGAACATTAAAAAGAAGTCGCTAGAAACACGCGCTGCATATACCATGCAAGGAGCTAGAGGCCACATCCAACTATGTTG encodes:
- the LOC124653371 gene encoding uncharacterized protein LOC124653371 yields the protein MKASIKFRDDDRPLLRAKVPIGVLGLPFLSGVSAGGDAKDLRFDLSTAFPSGPALRLSYHPNDPLQPFALSVRTGLGALGSPVRAPFALSAEFNLLSSNPPAFQLLFKPRIGDFSLANSVRSPPLSDAPPPHKLADLTNGDDHDHEGHKAFSLDGNGFAANVAAAGKSGGSVGTFLSGMRLTTRSMMPLWNKASLRFQWGLRVPPELKAALADDGYGRKAGNLAVSKLPLLVMNKITIEHTPHLKSEGDKKSAPAAKAEEFSLLKRQLEALNDESIMLRHSVEGLRAEIGVSRAVSVPSKGEARRLQAISPPSQHPFPVKPDGIGKELAASGTNDAGEELKKALEARRK